In a single window of the Thermofilum uzonense genome:
- a CDS encoding orotidine 5'-phosphate decarboxylase — MPRDLRDFGKNKQSWVILALDYAPRADPLSEWQALIEKTMHLLAGVKLGLPAFLRIGPDGTKQLIEEFKGKLYFLADFKLADIHEVVQEELRLIENLGFDGAIIHLFPRCIEEPLHTQLEVFGLVSMSCKESLVDHHLDELTGYATKLGLKGVVVGATKPESIKRVRKMLQDAVILSPGVGVQGAAPGSALAAGADFEIIGRFVIYSVDPLSELEKVVRALRLVRHEG, encoded by the coding sequence TTGCCCAGGGATCTGAGGGACTTTGGGAAAAACAAGCAGTCATGGGTTATTCTAGCGCTAGACTACGCTCCCCGTGCTGACCCCCTATCCGAGTGGCAGGCGCTTATCGAAAAAACGATGCATCTTCTTGCAGGGGTCAAGCTAGGTCTCCCTGCCTTTCTAAGGATAGGTCCCGACGGCACAAAACAACTCATAGAAGAGTTCAAAGGAAAGCTATACTTCCTGGCCGACTTCAAGCTCGCGGACATACATGAGGTTGTCCAGGAGGAGCTCAGGCTGATTGAAAACCTTGGTTTTGACGGGGCTATTATCCACTTATTCCCCCGCTGCATCGAAGAACCCCTGCATACCCAACTGGAAGTCTTTGGCCTCGTCTCTATGAGCTGCAAGGAAAGCCTGGTAGATCACCACCTCGATGAGCTCACCGGCTACGCCACCAAGCTGGGGCTTAAGGGGGTGGTCGTTGGAGCTACGAAGCCAGAATCGATAAAGCGCGTCAGGAAGATGCTCCAGGACGCTGTGATACTTTCCCCGGGTGTGGGAGTTCAGGGCGCGGCTCCGGGCTCCGCTCTCGCCGCCGGAGCGGACTTCGAGATAATAGGGAGGTTCGTAATTTATTCGGTAGACCCCCTCTCGGAGCTAGAGAAAGTAGTGAGGGCTCTGAGGTTGGTGAGGCATGAAGGTTGA
- a CDS encoding 8-oxo-dGTP diphosphatase: MTIRATLTFIFNSGRLLLIRKKAGFGAGKINGIGGKINDGESPYEAATREVLEEVGVSVYDLRHAGVLYFYSTSPTPDWEVFVYTTNNFEGQPIETDEALPLWVSLKSIPFEEMWEDDRHWLPHVLAGNKIEGHFFFNQDYSRLKGFRILVY; encoded by the coding sequence TTGACGATAAGAGCGACGCTAACATTCATCTTTAATTCCGGTAGGCTCCTCCTGATAAGGAAGAAGGCAGGCTTCGGCGCAGGGAAAATAAACGGAATCGGAGGAAAGATAAATGACGGTGAATCCCCCTATGAGGCTGCTACCAGGGAGGTACTAGAAGAAGTCGGGGTCAGCGTCTATGATCTAAGACACGCTGGTGTCCTCTATTTTTACTCGACCAGCCCTACACCGGACTGGGAAGTCTTTGTCTACACCACCAACAACTTTGAGGGACAACCCATTGAGACCGATGAGGCCTTGCCCCTATGGGTCTCCCTGAAATCCATACCCTTTGAGGAGATGTGGGAGGACGACAGACACTGGCTCCCCCACGTACTCGCTGGAAATAAAATTGAAGGACACTTTTTCTTCAATCAAGACTACTCGAGGTTAAAGGGGTTTAGAATTTTAGTCTATTAA
- the pyrB gene encoding aspartate carbamoyltransferase, which yields MGVFKGRDVLSILDFTRTDLEELFAETDKILASPHSYENELKGFIMATAFFEPSTRTRLSFHTAMLRLGGSYIDLGELERSSVAKGENLADTIRMLDSYADIIVVRHRLEGAARLAAEIAEAPVINAGDGRKHHPTQAMLDLYTIRRAKGVIDGLNYGVLGDLRFGRAAASFILALSIFKPRKLYLISPEILRARREVLETLVSSKISFEEVNDLEAVLPELDVLYVTRVQKERFPDPAEYEKVRGSYIVTAKMLEKAKRDLIVMHPLPRVDEIAYDVDNTRHALYFRQAELGVWVRMALLKLILKG from the coding sequence CTGGGAGTGTTTAAGGGCCGGGATGTCTTATCAATACTTGACTTCACGAGGACAGATCTGGAAGAGTTGTTCGCCGAGACTGACAAAATCCTAGCCAGCCCCCACAGCTACGAAAATGAACTAAAGGGGTTCATCATGGCTACAGCCTTTTTTGAGCCCAGTACGCGTACAAGGCTAAGCTTCCATACGGCTATGCTCAGGCTAGGTGGTAGCTACATAGACCTGGGCGAGCTGGAGCGTAGCTCAGTTGCGAAAGGTGAAAACCTGGCGGACACTATCAGGATGCTAGACTCTTATGCCGACATCATAGTTGTCCGCCACAGGCTGGAGGGGGCTGCCAGACTCGCGGCAGAGATAGCCGAGGCCCCAGTTATAAACGCTGGTGACGGCAGGAAACACCACCCTACACAGGCCATGCTCGACCTCTACACCATCCGTAGGGCGAAAGGCGTCATCGACGGTTTAAACTACGGCGTCCTTGGGGACCTACGGTTCGGGCGTGCTGCGGCAAGCTTCATACTGGCGCTATCAATATTCAAACCTAGGAAATTATACCTTATATCTCCAGAAATCCTCCGGGCACGCCGCGAGGTCCTGGAAACACTGGTATCCTCAAAAATTAGTTTTGAGGAGGTGAATGACCTTGAAGCCGTGTTACCCGAGCTTGACGTCCTCTATGTGACCCGTGTCCAGAAGGAGCGCTTTCCCGATCCAGCTGAGTATGAAAAGGTCAGGGGGAGCTACATTGTTACGGCGAAGATGCTTGAGAAGGCAAAAAGGGATCTGATTGTTATGCACCCGCTCCCACGCGTCGACGAGATAGCCTATGATGTCGACAATACGAGGCACGCGCTCTACTTTAGGCAGGCGGAGCTCGGAGTGTGGGTGCGCATGGCTCTACTCAAACTCATATTGAAGGGGTGA
- the pyrI gene encoding aspartate carbamoyltransferase regulatory subunit, translating into MLEDRLIVRKIKDGTVIDHIPAGRAFDVLKILGIKGKEDVTVALVMNVESKKLGKKDIVKIEKRFLKREEVDKIALVAPTATINIIKDYQVVEKRDVQIPDEIVGLLKCINPLCISNAREPVTPRLKVESKQPLKLRCVYCDEVFGEEALEQLVSK; encoded by the coding sequence ATGTTGGAGGATAGGCTAATCGTGAGGAAGATTAAGGACGGCACCGTCATCGACCACATACCGGCTGGCAGGGCCTTCGACGTCTTAAAGATACTCGGTATAAAGGGTAAAGAGGATGTGACAGTAGCCCTAGTCATGAACGTTGAGAGCAAGAAGCTCGGGAAGAAAGATATAGTGAAGATTGAAAAACGCTTCCTCAAACGGGAAGAGGTAGACAAGATAGCTCTAGTGGCCCCGACAGCTACAATCAATATAATAAAGGACTACCAGGTCGTCGAGAAGAGAGACGTCCAGATACCGGACGAGATAGTAGGCCTCCTAAAGTGCATAAACCCTCTCTGCATAAGCAATGCCAGGGAGCCCGTGACTCCAAGGCTCAAGGTTGAGTCCAAGCAGCCCCTCAAGCTAAGATGCGTCTACTGCGATGAAGTATTCGGGGAAGAAGCCCTAGAGCAACTGGTGTCCAAGTAG
- a CDS encoding aspartyl protease family protein: protein MGIVYVEGIVKWEGKEEKVRFLVDSGATYTVLQRSVWERLGLTPKRSVELVLADGSTISRQLSEVIIELPPYGEYYTPVILGESEDENLLGTVTLAIFGLMLDPLKRVLRPIRAILK, encoded by the coding sequence ATGGGTATAGTTTACGTTGAGGGCATAGTTAAGTGGGAGGGTAAAGAGGAGAAGGTCAGGTTTCTTGTCGATTCCGGCGCAACTTACACTGTTCTCCAACGTAGCGTATGGGAACGATTAGGACTTACTCCAAAAAGATCAGTTGAGCTTGTCCTAGCCGATGGCTCGACAATATCTCGTCAGCTCTCCGAGGTTATAATAGAGCTTCCTCCCTACGGGGAATACTACACACCCGTAATTCTGGGCGAATCTGAAGATGAAAACTTGCTTGGCACAGTGACGCTCGCAATATTTGGATTGATGCTCGACCCCCTGAAAAGAGTTCTAAGACCAATTAGAGCAATTCTTAAATAA
- a CDS encoding glycerophosphodiester phosphodiesterase: MQDLRRKFILSGHRGARALAPENTLPSFLKALECGATGIEFDVRKTLDNIPVIIHDDEVDHLTGVKAKVSQLTFQELSKLKVHGKARIPTLREVLALAKGRLYVDIEIKVPGVEEEVVEALRELDMVQDAIVTSFLPSTLEKIKQLDPRIEVGVLLEEWDDEYFEIAQKLGATAILPAYEIITPELAKSIKSKGYAIITWTVNETSIAQNLLSLGVDGIITDDPCSLRDIVLSGRLASK, translated from the coding sequence GTGCAAGACCTAAGAAGAAAGTTTATTCTAAGTGGACATAGAGGTGCTCGGGCACTCGCGCCTGAAAACACTCTCCCCAGCTTCCTGAAAGCCCTTGAGTGCGGGGCGACAGGGATAGAGTTTGACGTCAGGAAAACATTGGACAACATACCAGTTATAATCCACGACGATGAAGTCGACCACCTCACGGGAGTCAAGGCAAAGGTCAGCCAGCTCACCTTCCAGGAGCTTTCAAAGCTTAAGGTCCACGGGAAGGCAAGGATCCCCACGCTACGCGAGGTCCTAGCGCTGGCAAAGGGTAGACTCTACGTCGACATAGAGATCAAGGTCCCCGGCGTCGAGGAAGAGGTTGTAGAAGCTCTAAGAGAGCTAGACATGGTTCAGGACGCCATAGTAACATCCTTCCTACCCTCAACACTCGAGAAGATAAAACAGCTTGACCCCCGCATAGAGGTCGGTGTCCTCCTCGAGGAATGGGACGACGAGTACTTTGAGATCGCCCAAAAACTAGGGGCTACTGCCATCCTACCCGCATACGAGATCATCACACCTGAGCTCGCCAAAAGCATTAAATCTAAAGGATATGCCATCATAACCTGGACAGTGAACGAAACCTCAATAGCTCAGAATCTTTTGAGCCTGGGCGTTGACGGCATAATAACCGATGATCCCTGCTCTCTCCGAGACATTGTACTGTCAGGGCGGTTGGCGAGTAAATAG
- the pyrE gene encoding orotate phosphoribosyltransferase produces the protein MKVEEALLRIGAVQRGVFKLSSGRTSNVYIDLRKLPSHPSEFHLVVDEMARKACMLEHKVICGIAVGGLPLATGVALRLGRPLIYVRKDRKDHGTMKQLEGDYNQGQRVLLIDDVATTGGSLIEAARILRSSGLEVAEALVVVDREEGAREALRSEGIELYSLTTLKRILEVAGSV, from the coding sequence ATGAAGGTTGAAGAGGCGTTGTTGAGGATAGGTGCCGTGCAGAGGGGTGTTTTTAAGTTATCCTCTGGTAGGACGAGCAACGTATATATTGATCTCCGGAAGCTTCCATCGCATCCCTCGGAGTTTCATCTTGTCGTCGATGAGATGGCCCGTAAAGCATGCATGCTTGAACACAAAGTAATCTGTGGGATAGCTGTGGGTGGCCTGCCGCTTGCAACTGGTGTAGCTTTAAGATTGGGTAGGCCCTTAATATACGTGAGAAAGGATAGGAAGGATCATGGCACGATGAAACAGCTCGAGGGTGACTATAACCAGGGGCAAAGGGTTCTGCTAATCGACGATGTTGCGACTACTGGTGGCTCACTTATAGAGGCTGCACGTATTTTAAGATCCTCGGGTCTCGAGGTTGCAGAGGCCCTGGTTGTCGTCGACCGAGAGGAAGGGGCACGGGAGGCCTTGAGGAGTGAAGGGATCGAGCTTTACAGTCTTACGACTCTTAAAAGAATATTAGAGGTGGCTGGGAGTGTTTAA
- a CDS encoding molybdopterin-dependent oxidoreductase, which translates to MNTPLSRRDFIKAAGLAGLTVAASSPTLRLLRPSQPQTELQAEQEKIVPNICMMCPAACQILVRVKDGKIVKIEGNPKGPTNLGKICARGQAGLFRVYNPDRLKKPLLRDNPAQRGTFQGFREASWDQAFEAVASQVKKLISEGRVKEIFMLGGWPTCLYLEPYMKAFADTIGTPNAIGIPGGACYFPKAFGWSTALGVGAHSQILTDYENVKYLIVIRRNFFGSLSVVHGTRAGRKLGNYKLVVVDPRFSETAAKADVWIPIKPGTDLAFLLALIHVVIKEGLYDAEFLRKFTNAPMLVAEDGSPLTAGTEGGKTKYLVWDLAQGKPVKHEEAILPALEGEYNLDGKKVKPVFQLLKEKVEAYTPEWAESITGVPAATIRSIGIEFGKTRPAAVDTGWHDPKYKNSVMTWRAAAILNALVGGLVKDGILITGAGSIATPPPDVSEESVMRIWGTKQGVAMASKGFTFQGFLDAILNGDPYKVSMLFMFSTNIALTGPDATKWREAMKKLEKVVAIDIYPVDAVLYADIVLPESTFLERDDPLYAIAYAPALGFQTRVAAVQPVYDTKHLVDIIVGILRKLGDDYYTKFWVNLAKALGAADPNAMAAKLKDAYEKNGVRGIRAVQASARNLDPAKLESDGLIVLKDSSTLRKEMINKALAGQLLTPTGRIEIFSFALNNIKAKKGYQPYWDPIVAWAEPEVLGKADGRQTFYLTYGRVPTMTHTSTADEPLLSVLTPDYKRMAWINRKVAESLGIKKGDKIKLVSIANGVSVEAVAFPTDLVREDTIWVSSDFGHTSEALHYTKFGVPYHFLTSVKADPVAGGVMSQEVIVKVEKA; encoded by the coding sequence ATGAATACACCCCTCAGCCGCAGAGATTTTATTAAAGCCGCAGGGCTCGCCGGGCTCACAGTTGCAGCGTCCTCACCCACGCTGAGGCTGCTAAGGCCCTCGCAGCCCCAGACTGAGCTTCAAGCCGAGCAAGAGAAGATTGTCCCAAACATATGCATGATGTGTCCCGCCGCCTGCCAGATCCTGGTCCGGGTAAAGGATGGAAAAATAGTGAAGATAGAGGGTAATCCCAAGGGGCCTACAAACCTTGGGAAGATATGCGCTAGGGGTCAGGCAGGGCTCTTCAGGGTTTACAACCCTGACAGGCTTAAAAAACCTCTCCTACGAGACAACCCTGCACAAAGGGGGACGTTTCAAGGTTTCCGGGAGGCCTCCTGGGATCAGGCTTTCGAGGCAGTGGCTTCTCAAGTTAAGAAGCTGATAAGCGAGGGAAGGGTCAAGGAGATATTCATGCTGGGAGGCTGGCCTACATGCCTATACCTGGAACCATATATGAAGGCCTTCGCCGACACTATTGGAACACCGAACGCTATCGGCATACCAGGGGGTGCCTGTTACTTCCCAAAGGCATTCGGATGGAGCACAGCACTTGGTGTCGGGGCTCATTCACAGATCTTAACGGACTATGAGAATGTAAAGTACCTTATAGTGATTAGGAGGAACTTCTTCGGCAGTCTAAGCGTCGTTCACGGCACGCGAGCAGGGAGAAAGCTAGGGAACTACAAGCTAGTGGTGGTCGACCCGAGGTTTAGTGAGACTGCAGCAAAGGCTGATGTTTGGATACCTATAAAACCCGGGACGGATCTAGCCTTCCTCCTTGCGTTGATCCACGTAGTGATAAAGGAGGGGCTCTATGATGCAGAATTCCTTCGCAAATTCACAAATGCACCTATGCTGGTTGCTGAAGACGGGTCACCGCTAACAGCTGGAACCGAGGGCGGCAAGACGAAATACCTTGTCTGGGATCTCGCCCAAGGTAAGCCCGTTAAGCACGAGGAAGCCATCCTACCGGCACTCGAGGGAGAATACAACCTAGACGGGAAGAAGGTAAAACCTGTCTTCCAGCTCCTCAAAGAGAAGGTGGAGGCATATACTCCTGAGTGGGCTGAGAGTATAACGGGTGTACCAGCCGCTACCATAAGATCTATTGGAATAGAATTCGGCAAGACAAGGCCAGCCGCGGTGGATACCGGGTGGCACGACCCTAAGTACAAGAACAGCGTAATGACGTGGAGGGCCGCCGCCATACTCAACGCTCTTGTAGGAGGACTTGTAAAGGATGGCATACTTATAACCGGTGCTGGGAGCATAGCGACGCCTCCACCCGATGTAAGCGAGGAGAGCGTGATGAGGATCTGGGGTACGAAGCAGGGCGTGGCTATGGCCTCGAAGGGCTTCACCTTCCAGGGATTCCTGGATGCTATCTTGAATGGTGACCCCTACAAGGTATCGATGCTCTTCATGTTCTCAACCAACATCGCACTGACGGGACCCGACGCTACAAAGTGGCGTGAAGCTATGAAGAAGCTAGAGAAAGTCGTCGCCATCGACATATACCCTGTTGACGCGGTTCTCTACGCTGACATAGTCCTACCCGAGTCCACGTTCTTGGAGCGCGACGACCCCTTATACGCCATAGCCTACGCTCCTGCCCTCGGATTCCAGACGCGAGTCGCAGCTGTACAGCCCGTTTACGACACTAAACACCTCGTGGACATAATCGTCGGGATCTTGAGGAAGCTTGGAGACGACTACTACACCAAGTTCTGGGTCAACCTCGCAAAGGCTCTCGGTGCGGCAGATCCCAACGCCATGGCTGCAAAGCTGAAGGACGCCTACGAGAAGAACGGGGTACGCGGAATACGCGCGGTACAAGCCTCTGCGAGGAACCTCGACCCAGCGAAACTCGAGTCTGATGGACTCATAGTCTTGAAAGACTCATCGACTCTTCGAAAAGAAATGATAAACAAGGCTCTTGCAGGTCAGCTTCTCACCCCTACCGGGAGGATAGAAATATTCAGCTTCGCTTTGAACAACATAAAGGCAAAGAAAGGCTACCAGCCCTACTGGGATCCGATCGTAGCCTGGGCCGAGCCTGAGGTACTAGGCAAGGCCGATGGGAGGCAGACCTTCTACCTAACCTATGGCCGCGTCCCAACAATGACCCACACCTCCACAGCGGACGAGCCATTGTTATCCGTCCTTACACCCGACTACAAGCGAATGGCCTGGATAAACAGGAAGGTCGCCGAGAGCCTCGGGATCAAGAAGGGCGACAAGATAAAGCTGGTTAGCATAGCGAACGGCGTGTCCGTGGAGGCCGTGGCTTTCCCAACGGATCTCGTCAGGGAAGACACGATATGGGTCTCAAGCGATTTCGGACATACTAGCGAGGCCTTGCACTACACTAAGTTTGGCGTCCCCTATCACTTCCTCACCTCTGTGAAGGCCGACCCCGTTGCGGGCGGCGTGATGTCGCAAGAGGTGATTGTCAAAGTTGAGAAGGCTTAG
- a CDS encoding PIN domain-containing protein, with translation MSIISIIELLTYLSHERKVEITGILPKLRKIYTVIDQFEDKVSEMIAQIQSDLLHYNLTPYFEDIVNVAIASEKKFIILTADPERYNQLRKYGVSIMTLEQLFEKTKLYARVREKTA, from the coding sequence GTGTCTATCATATCGATAATAGAGCTCCTCACTTATCTATCGCATGAGAGGAAGGTTGAGATAACAGGAATTCTTCCCAAGTTGCGCAAGATATACACGGTCATAGACCAATTCGAGGATAAAGTCTCTGAGATGATCGCGCAGATACAGAGCGATTTGCTTCACTATAACCTAACTCCTTATTTTGAAGACATCGTCAACGTAGCAATAGCTTCCGAGAAGAAGTTTATCATCCTAACGGCTGACCCTGAGCGATATAACCAGCTACGCAAGTATGGAGTCAGCATTATGACTCTAGAACAGCTTTTCGAGAAGACTAAGCTCTATGCAAGAGTACGAGAAAAAACAGCATAG
- a CDS encoding dihydroorotase codes for MMRISGDTTVDLVLIGKALIEGSFLEAAVAIDDGVIVGISKPSLAPNSVSRVEFGEKFLLLPGMVDIHVHMREPGLEYKEDWGSGSRAAVKGGVTMVVDMPNNVPPANNCSVLQEKLQRASARSLVDFAFYAGFNPLVEELERCRGLFVGFKLYPEDLYSPGARNVFSYASRYGLPVVVHAENPSLFRESKLHSDARPPEAEESAVKHALMLSRESNAWLHVTHLSTSGALMSVLEAKVTPGGRVTFDVTPHHCLLSDELYRGEKRGIAVVNPPLRPEGERASIYTSLRNMLPDAIVTDHAPHRIEEKTSEKPSPGFPGLETALHLLFREILEGRLGLEVLELYSRRPARLLGVKKGVLGEGFEGDVVVVSKEEWVVRGEDFESKAKYSPFEGWRLPTKTYAVYIRGEPVYIAGQFMTSKGGRLAVPRG; via the coding sequence ATGATGCGCATCTCAGGGGATACTACTGTCGATTTGGTTCTCATAGGTAAAGCGTTGATTGAAGGATCTTTTTTGGAGGCTGCGGTTGCGATTGACGATGGTGTTATAGTGGGGATTTCGAAGCCTAGCCTGGCTCCGAACAGCGTGTCGCGAGTGGAGTTCGGGGAGAAGTTCCTGTTACTGCCGGGGATGGTTGATATTCATGTCCACATGCGAGAGCCTGGGCTCGAGTACAAGGAGGATTGGGGGAGTGGTTCAAGGGCTGCGGTGAAGGGGGGTGTTACGATGGTTGTTGATATGCCTAACAATGTGCCCCCTGCTAATAACTGCAGCGTCTTGCAGGAGAAGCTGCAGCGTGCCTCTGCTCGCTCGCTAGTCGACTTCGCATTCTATGCAGGCTTTAACCCCTTGGTAGAGGAACTCGAACGGTGTAGGGGCTTATTTGTCGGTTTCAAGCTTTACCCTGAGGACTTGTACTCTCCTGGCGCGCGTAACGTCTTTTCATACGCTAGCCGGTACGGCTTACCCGTTGTTGTTCACGCCGAAAACCCCTCTCTTTTCAGGGAGTCAAAGCTGCACAGCGATGCTAGGCCTCCCGAGGCCGAGGAGTCAGCTGTAAAGCATGCCTTGATGCTGAGCAGAGAAAGTAATGCATGGCTCCACGTGACACATCTTAGCACGAGTGGAGCTCTTATGAGTGTTTTAGAGGCTAAGGTTACGCCTGGAGGCCGTGTAACATTCGATGTTACGCCTCATCATTGCTTGTTATCGGATGAGCTCTACAGGGGAGAAAAAAGAGGAATCGCAGTGGTAAATCCTCCTCTGAGGCCTGAGGGTGAAAGAGCCTCCATTTACACTAGCCTGAGGAACATGCTCCCAGATGCAATCGTCACAGATCACGCGCCTCATAGGATAGAGGAGAAGACTAGCGAGAAGCCATCCCCAGGCTTCCCAGGACTTGAGACGGCGCTACACCTGCTATTCAGGGAGATCCTTGAGGGACGCCTGGGACTCGAAGTCCTAGAACTCTACTCGAGGAGGCCGGCGAGACTTCTAGGGGTTAAGAAGGGTGTGCTAGGGGAGGGCTTCGAGGGGGACGTTGTCGTTGTCTCGAAGGAGGAGTGGGTTGTCAGGGGAGAAGATTTCGAGTCGAAGGCCAAGTATTCTCCTTTCGAGGGCTGGCGTCTCCCCACGAAGACTTACGCGGTGTATATCCGAGGGGAACCCGTATATATCGCCGGTCAGTTCATGACATCTAAGGGTGGAAGGCTTGCTGTCCCTAGAGGTTGA
- the pyrD gene encoding dihydroorotate dehydrogenase PyrD: MLSLEVEVAGLRLLNPTVLASGILGTSAALARRVEEAGAGGITTKTITPEPRKGYENPTFVELEHGYLNAIGLANPGIEDFCSELRLMREKLKVPFILSVGGSSLEDFLRVAVKGVECGAPALELNVSCPHVKGMGAEIGENPQLVADIVRAIKGVIKAPVLVKLSPHHNYLEVARLAVKAGADGLTAINTVRGMIIDIYARKPVLSNRFGGYSGPGIRPIAVKVVYDVYRYVGEVPIIGVGGVDSWRAAVEMLLAGASAVGIGSIIASKDLAIFREVVKGIEEYMVAEGFEKVTDLVGLAHGS; encoded by the coding sequence TTGCTGTCCCTAGAGGTTGAGGTCGCGGGTCTCAGGCTCTTAAACCCGACGGTTTTAGCGTCGGGCATCCTTGGGACAAGTGCGGCACTAGCAAGGCGCGTGGAAGAGGCCGGAGCAGGGGGGATAACCACTAAGACTATTACGCCTGAGCCTAGGAAGGGGTACGAGAATCCTACCTTTGTCGAGCTTGAGCACGGCTACCTGAACGCCATTGGACTGGCTAATCCGGGAATAGAGGACTTCTGTTCAGAGCTGAGGCTCATGCGTGAAAAACTCAAGGTACCCTTTATCCTGAGCGTTGGCGGTAGCAGCCTGGAGGATTTCCTGCGTGTGGCTGTGAAAGGTGTCGAGTGTGGAGCCCCGGCGCTCGAGCTGAACGTTTCCTGTCCACACGTAAAGGGGATGGGTGCAGAGATAGGGGAGAATCCCCAGCTAGTCGCGGATATCGTCAGGGCTATCAAGGGGGTGATCAAGGCACCAGTTTTAGTCAAGCTCTCCCCTCACCACAACTACCTGGAAGTGGCACGGCTAGCTGTAAAGGCGGGAGCCGACGGTTTGACGGCCATTAACACTGTCAGGGGAATGATTATCGACATTTACGCTCGGAAGCCTGTCCTAAGCAACAGGTTTGGGGGTTACTCAGGGCCAGGTATAAGGCCTATAGCTGTAAAGGTCGTATATGACGTTTATAGGTATGTGGGAGAAGTACCCATTATAGGCGTCGGCGGAGTTGACTCGTGGCGTGCGGCCGTAGAGATGCTTCTTGCAGGCGCTAGCGCTGTCGGCATAGGCTCGATCATTGCATCGAAGGACCTAGCTATCTTCCGCGAGGTGGTAAAGGGTATCGAGGAGTACATGGTGGCGGAGGGGTTCGAGAAGGTCACCGATCTAGTAGGCTTGG
- a CDS encoding dihydroorotate dehydrogenase electron transfer subunit — MHIPAEVVEAEHKGNNVILRLRVNLAVPSPGQFIMLWVPNIGEIPLSVADYEAGELLLAITRRGKVTGHIYENVKVGERLFVRGPYGKPFTLPPSGTRALLVAGGSGIAPIHFLAKRLAESHVNCTAVIGFKTLREALLVESFRRNCRTIVTTDDGTLGIKGLATEATERLLDYESFDRAYACGPEPLIEKALTLSSSKNIPFEASMERYMRCAVGVCGSCVLEPVGLRVCRDGPVFPDEVLKQIYHK, encoded by the coding sequence GTGCACATCCCAGCCGAAGTCGTTGAAGCTGAGCACAAAGGGAACAATGTAATCCTAAGGCTTCGCGTTAACCTTGCCGTTCCAAGCCCAGGCCAGTTCATAATGCTGTGGGTTCCAAACATAGGGGAAATACCGCTAAGCGTGGCGGACTATGAAGCAGGGGAGCTACTCCTAGCCATAACTCGAAGAGGGAAAGTGACAGGTCATATCTACGAGAATGTGAAGGTAGGTGAAAGGCTTTTCGTTAGAGGCCCCTATGGCAAGCCCTTCACTCTCCCACCAAGTGGAACCAGAGCACTTCTAGTGGCCGGCGGTAGCGGTATAGCACCCATTCACTTCCTTGCAAAGAGACTAGCTGAAAGCCACGTAAACTGTACAGCGGTAATAGGCTTCAAAACGCTTAGAGAGGCGCTACTCGTCGAATCCTTTAGGCGCAACTGCAGGACAATTGTCACGACCGATGATGGTACACTTGGAATCAAGGGCCTCGCGACCGAGGCTACAGAAAGGCTACTCGACTATGAGAGCTTCGACCGTGCTTATGCATGCGGGCCCGAACCATTAATAGAAAAGGCTCTCACGCTCTCATCATCGAAGAACATCCCCTTCGAAGCCTCAATGGAACGTTATATGCGCTGCGCGGTAGGTGTATGTGGCTCCTGTGTATTGGAACCAGTCGGTCTACGTGTATGCAGGGATGGCCCTGTCTTTCCTGATGAGGTGTTGAAGCAAATATATCATAAATAA